The Zingiber officinale cultivar Zhangliang chromosome 10A, Zo_v1.1, whole genome shotgun sequence genome contains a region encoding:
- the LOC122026115 gene encoding BTB/POZ domain-containing protein At3g22104-like: MRYLEVDVDGQETFLVDKEVLSSFCGKLRNLSNKALTASPTKPLKIAMTDFPGGSEAFELMAKFCYNSGRAQMITSHSTCLLHSVAHFMDMSDGVSASTNNLLELTEKSLAGLPYWSWPEIMHALKQCEDTFPVSVSSGLLDRVLESAVSRITAVADASPSGSSPESSALRLSVDSRSTISAKNSSHRAWWFEDILSLSPDVIKKIISSMVLQKVDHVLVSKFLMHYLKNAASSSSCNKKRAAEISIELLYSLDGGSSVSCKGLFDVLRVSASLKLSKDCQIKLESMIGRKFDHATLDSLLIPAPAGMDCLYDVSLILRFLKCFLSTRKVRESIARLKQAAKLMDSYLAEIAPDFSLKPPMFLSLATALPDEARDSHDSIYRAIDMYLEVHTQLLEEEKTKLFCAINYEKLSSESCKNLAKNSKFPSRTIIRALISQQRKLRSLLKETSQLKEPSPERNQSKKKQLSSDDQQVILYAKNLEISSENKRLKSQLQGMQWKMTELEKICKKMQAQMEKAMKLRRVSPSGSKSLPRLCS, from the exons ATGCGTTATCTCGAAGTCGACGTCGATGGCCAAGAGACTTTCCTGGTCGATAAG GAAGTACTCTCATCGTTCTGCGGCAAGCTAAGAAACTTAAGCAACAAAGCTTTAACCGCTTCACCAACAAAACCCCTCAAAATTGCAATGACTGACTTCCCTGGAGGATCAGAGGCATTTGAGCTAATGGCAAAGTTCTGCTACAACAGTGGCAGAGCTCAAATGATAACATCCCACAGCACTTGCCTTCTGCACTCTGTTGCGCACTTCATGGACATGAGTGATGGTGTTTCTGCCTCCACTAACAACTTGCTTGAGTTGACAGAGAAATCTCTGGCGGGACTCCCTTACTGGTCATGGCCTGAGATCATGCACGCTTTGAAGCAATGCGAAGACACTTTTCCAGTTTCGGTTTCTTCGGGGCTGCTGGATCGAGTGTTGGAATCCGCTGTTAGTAGAATCACAGCAGTAGCTGATGCTAGCCCGTCAGGTTCATCTCCTGAAAGCTCAGCGCTAAGATTGTCAGTTGATTCAAGAAGCACAATTAGCGCGAAGAACAGCTCCCACCGAGCTTGGTGGTTCGAGGATATTCTGAGCTTGAGCCCAGACGTGATAAAAAAGATCATCAGCAGCATGGTTTTGCAGAAGGTAGATCATGTACTGGTCAGTAAGTTCCTCATGCATTATCTAAAGAATGCAGCGTCCAGTTCCTCGTGTAACAAGAAAAGGGCTGCCGAAATTAGCATAGAACTGCTCTACTCTCTTGATGGAGGCAGCTCGGTGTCTTGCAAGGGCCTGTTTGATGTTCTCAGGGTCTCAGCATCCTTGAAACTTAGCAAGGACTGCCAAATTAAATTGGAGAGCATGATAGGCAGAAAATTTGACCATGCAACATTAGATAGTTTACTGATTCCAGCTCCTGCAGGGATGGATTGTCTCTATGACGTCAGTCTAATCTTAAGGTTCTTGAAGTGTTTTCTTAGCACAAGAAAAGTTAGAGAATCAATAGCTCGATTGAAGCAAGCAGCAAAGTTGATGGACTCTTACTTGGCTGAGATCGCCCCTGATTTTTCTTTGAAGCCTCCAATGTTTCTGTCACTTGCCACAGCTCTACCTGATGAAGCAAGAGATTCCCATGATTCAATTTACCGAGCAATCGACATGTATCTTGAG GTTCATACTCAACTACTGGAAGAAGAGAAGACAAAGCTATTTTGTGCCATAAACTATGAGAAGCTCTCATCCGAATCCTGCAAGAACCTGGCGAAGAACTCAAAATTCCCCTCAAGAACAATAATCAGAGCTCTCATTTCTCAACAAAGAAAGCTCAGGAGCCTTCTGAAGGAGACCAGCCAATTGAAAGAACCATCGCCGGAGCGAAATCAGAGCAAGAAAAAACAGTTGAGCAGTGATGATCAGCAGGTCATTCTTTATGCGAAAAACCTTGAGATTTCCAGCGAGAACAAGAGGCTCAAGTCTCAGCTTCAAGGAATGCAATGGAAGATGACAGAGTTGGAGAAGATTTGCAAGAAGATGCAAGCGCAGATGGAGAAGGCCATGAAATTGAGAAGAGTTAGTCCAAGTGGATCCAAGTCACTACCCAGGCTTTGCTCCTGA
- the LOC122027594 gene encoding peroxidase 3-like, translating to MESKMGSMGAKCLVIVCVMVCSLCRVKSDLELGFYDKSCPNAEKIIQDYVKKHIPNAPSFAAALLRMHFHDCFVRGCDASVLINSTTNNKAEKAALPNQSLRGFDFLDRVKSIVEAECPGVVSCADIIALVARDAVVVIGGPYWHVPTGRRDGLISKSREASNELPAPTFNFSALQASFASKGLNLLDLVVLSGAHTIGVSHCQAFSNRLYNFTGNGDQDPSLDSFYAANLKKNKCKTANDTTTIVEMDPGSFRTFDLGYYKHLLQRRGLFQSDAALSTTPATKSAIIQLLNDPLEVFFKEFALSMEKMGRIGIKTGSAGEIRKHCALVNH from the exons ATGGAAAGCAAAATGGGGAGCATGGGAGCTAAGTGTCTTGTGATCGTATGTGTTATGGTGTGCTCATTGTGCCGTGTCAAGTCAGATCTTGAGTTGGGTTTCTACGATAAGAGTTGCCCAAATGCTGAGAAGATCATACAAGATTATGTCAAGAAGCACATACCAAATGCACCTTCTTTTGCAGCTGCTCTTCTCAGGATGCACTTCCACGACTGCTTTGTCAGG GGTTGCGATGCTTCTGTGCTGATAAACTCCACCACAAATAACAAAGCAGAGAAAGCAGCATTGCCAAACCAATCCCTTCGTGGATTTGATTTTCTTGATAGAGTGAAGAGCATAGTGGAAGCTGAATGCCCAGGGGTTGTTTCCTGTGCAGATATCATTGCCTTGGTAGCAAGAGATGCAGTTGTGGTCATT GGAGGTCCTTATTGGCATGTTCCAACTGGACGCAGAGATGGTTTGATCTCAAAGTCCAGAGAAGCATCAAATGAACTCCCAGCACCAACATTCAATTTCAGTGCTCTTCAAGCATCATTTGCTAGCAAAGGGCTGAATCTTTTAGATTTAGTTGTTTTGTCAG GGGCTCACACTATCGGAGTCTCTCATTGCCAAGCATTCAGTAACAGGCTTTACAATTTCACTGGTAACGGCGACCAAGATCCTTCTCTGGATAGCTTCTATGCTGCCAATCTGAAAAAGAACAAGTGCAAGACCGCGAACGATACGACGACGATCGTTGAGATGGATCCTGGTAGCTTCAGAACCTTCGATCTAGGATACTATAAACACCTGCTCCAGAGAAGAGGACTCTTCCAATCTGATGCAGCTCTAAGCACAACTCCTGCCACCAAGTCGGCCATCATTCAGTTGCTTAACGACCCCCTTGAAGTGTTCTTCAAAGAATTTGCGTTGTCCATGGAGAAGATGGGAAGGATTGGAATAAAAACAGGATCTGCAGGTGAGATAAGGAAGCACTGTGCTCTAGTCAATCACTAA